From the genome of Tachysurus fulvidraco isolate hzauxx_2018 chromosome 20, HZAU_PFXX_2.0, whole genome shotgun sequence, one region includes:
- the LOC113638304 gene encoding methylosome subunit pICln-like isoform X2, with the protein MVVLQNVSPPREGVRHEEVDITAVLDGKRLGAGTLCVAESRVSWVDGSGVGFSLDYPSISLHAISRDLSAYPAEHLYVQVNSKREDSKDDEVKAKEEADGSGNDDEDDDDLSTGAFTEIRFVPNDKGSLENMFVAMSECQALHPDPDDSDSDFDGDEYDVEEAEQGQIDMPTYSFEEGMSQLTMEGQTTLDRLEGIEGQSSAPQCCMAGVRTEDAAAAALNEESKTDSGTLGISGQFDDAEVDHCT; encoded by the exons ATGGTCGTTTTGCAAAATGTTTCTCCTCCAAGAGAAggagtgagacatgaggaaGTGGACATTACCGCCGTGCTGGACGGGAAAAGACTCGGGGCAGGAACTCTTTGCGTTGCAGAAAG TCGTGTCTCTTGGGTCGATGGGTCTGGAGTAGGATTTTCTTTAGATTATCCTTCTATCAGCCTTCATGCTATCTCCCGTGACCTTAGTGCATATCCTGCGGAGCATCTGTACGTGCAAGTCAACTCCAAACGTGAAG ATTCCAAGGACGATGAGGTGAAAGCCAAAGAGGAAGCAGATGGCAGCGGCAATGATGACGAGGATGATGATGACCTCTCCACAGGCGCGTTTACAGAGATCCGCTTTGTTCCAAATGATAAAGGTTCTT TGGAGAATATGTTCGTGGCCATGTCTGAATGCCAAGCATTGCATCCCGATCCAGATGACTCCGACTCTGATTTCGATGGTGACGAGTATGATGTCGAGGAGGCTG AGCAGGGCCAGATCGACATGCCCACTTACTCGTTTGAGGAGGGCATGTCTCAGCTGACCATGGAAGGCCAGACCACACTGGACAGGTTGGAAGGGATAGAGGGTCAGTCCTCAGCCCCACAGTGCTGCATGGCTGGAGTCAGGACCGAGGATGCAGCAGCAGCTGCATTAAATG AAGAATCAAAGACTGACTCAGGTACTCTTGGAATCTCAGGGCAGTTTGACGATGCTGAAGTTGACCACTG CACTTGA
- the LOC113638304 gene encoding methylosome subunit pICln-like isoform X5, with protein sequence MVVLQNVSPPREGVRHEEVDITAVLDGKRLGAGTLCVAESRVSWVDGSGVGFSLDYPSISLHAISRDLSAYPAEHLYVQVNSKREEDSKDDEVKAKEEADGSGNDDEDDDDLSTGAFTEIRFVPNDKVENMFVAMSECQALHPDPDDSDSDFDGDEYDVEEAEQGQIDMPTYSFEEGMSQLTMEGQTTLDRLEGIEGQSSAPQCCMAGVRTEDAAAAALNEESKTDSGTLGISGQFDDAEVDHCT encoded by the exons ATGGTCGTTTTGCAAAATGTTTCTCCTCCAAGAGAAggagtgagacatgaggaaGTGGACATTACCGCCGTGCTGGACGGGAAAAGACTCGGGGCAGGAACTCTTTGCGTTGCAGAAAG TCGTGTCTCTTGGGTCGATGGGTCTGGAGTAGGATTTTCTTTAGATTATCCTTCTATCAGCCTTCATGCTATCTCCCGTGACCTTAGTGCATATCCTGCGGAGCATCTGTACGTGCAAGTCAACTCCAAACGTGAAG AAGATTCCAAGGACGATGAGGTGAAAGCCAAAGAGGAAGCAGATGGCAGCGGCAATGATGACGAGGATGATGATGACCTCTCCACAGGCGCGTTTACAGAGATCCGCTTTGTTCCAAATGATAAAG TGGAGAATATGTTCGTGGCCATGTCTGAATGCCAAGCATTGCATCCCGATCCAGATGACTCCGACTCTGATTTCGATGGTGACGAGTATGATGTCGAGGAGGCTG AGCAGGGCCAGATCGACATGCCCACTTACTCGTTTGAGGAGGGCATGTCTCAGCTGACCATGGAAGGCCAGACCACACTGGACAGGTTGGAAGGGATAGAGGGTCAGTCCTCAGCCCCACAGTGCTGCATGGCTGGAGTCAGGACCGAGGATGCAGCAGCAGCTGCATTAAATG AAGAATCAAAGACTGACTCAGGTACTCTTGGAATCTCAGGGCAGTTTGACGATGCTGAAGTTGACCACTG CACTTGA
- the LOC113638304 gene encoding methylosome subunit pICln-like isoform X4 has protein sequence MVVLQNVSPPREGVRHEEVDITAVLDGKRLGAGTLCVAESRVSWVDGSGVGFSLDYPSISLHAISRDLSAYPAEHLYVQVNSKREEDSKDDEVKAKEEADGSGNDDEDDDDLSTGAFTEIRFVPNDKGSLENMFVAMSECQALHPDPDDSDSDFDGDEYDVEEAEQGQIDMPTYSFEEGMSQLTMEGQTTLDRLEGIEGQSSAPQCCMAGVRTEDAAAAALNEESKTDSGTLGISGQFDDAEVDH, from the exons ATGGTCGTTTTGCAAAATGTTTCTCCTCCAAGAGAAggagtgagacatgaggaaGTGGACATTACCGCCGTGCTGGACGGGAAAAGACTCGGGGCAGGAACTCTTTGCGTTGCAGAAAG TCGTGTCTCTTGGGTCGATGGGTCTGGAGTAGGATTTTCTTTAGATTATCCTTCTATCAGCCTTCATGCTATCTCCCGTGACCTTAGTGCATATCCTGCGGAGCATCTGTACGTGCAAGTCAACTCCAAACGTGAAG AAGATTCCAAGGACGATGAGGTGAAAGCCAAAGAGGAAGCAGATGGCAGCGGCAATGATGACGAGGATGATGATGACCTCTCCACAGGCGCGTTTACAGAGATCCGCTTTGTTCCAAATGATAAAGGTTCTT TGGAGAATATGTTCGTGGCCATGTCTGAATGCCAAGCATTGCATCCCGATCCAGATGACTCCGACTCTGATTTCGATGGTGACGAGTATGATGTCGAGGAGGCTG AGCAGGGCCAGATCGACATGCCCACTTACTCGTTTGAGGAGGGCATGTCTCAGCTGACCATGGAAGGCCAGACCACACTGGACAGGTTGGAAGGGATAGAGGGTCAGTCCTCAGCCCCACAGTGCTGCATGGCTGGAGTCAGGACCGAGGATGCAGCAGCAGCTGCATTAAATG AAGAATCAAAGACTGACTCAGGTACTCTTGGAATCTCAGGGCAGTTTGACGATGCTGAAGTTGACCACTG A
- the LOC113638304 gene encoding methylosome subunit pICln-like isoform X1 — translation MVVLQNVSPPREGVRHEEVDITAVLDGKRLGAGTLCVAESRVSWVDGSGVGFSLDYPSISLHAISRDLSAYPAEHLYVQVNSKREEDSKDDEVKAKEEADGSGNDDEDDDDLSTGAFTEIRFVPNDKGSLENMFVAMSECQALHPDPDDSDSDFDGDEYDVEEAEQGQIDMPTYSFEEGMSQLTMEGQTTLDRLEGIEGQSSAPQCCMAGVRTEDAAAAALNEESKTDSGTLGISGQFDDAEVDHCT, via the exons ATGGTCGTTTTGCAAAATGTTTCTCCTCCAAGAGAAggagtgagacatgaggaaGTGGACATTACCGCCGTGCTGGACGGGAAAAGACTCGGGGCAGGAACTCTTTGCGTTGCAGAAAG TCGTGTCTCTTGGGTCGATGGGTCTGGAGTAGGATTTTCTTTAGATTATCCTTCTATCAGCCTTCATGCTATCTCCCGTGACCTTAGTGCATATCCTGCGGAGCATCTGTACGTGCAAGTCAACTCCAAACGTGAAG AAGATTCCAAGGACGATGAGGTGAAAGCCAAAGAGGAAGCAGATGGCAGCGGCAATGATGACGAGGATGATGATGACCTCTCCACAGGCGCGTTTACAGAGATCCGCTTTGTTCCAAATGATAAAGGTTCTT TGGAGAATATGTTCGTGGCCATGTCTGAATGCCAAGCATTGCATCCCGATCCAGATGACTCCGACTCTGATTTCGATGGTGACGAGTATGATGTCGAGGAGGCTG AGCAGGGCCAGATCGACATGCCCACTTACTCGTTTGAGGAGGGCATGTCTCAGCTGACCATGGAAGGCCAGACCACACTGGACAGGTTGGAAGGGATAGAGGGTCAGTCCTCAGCCCCACAGTGCTGCATGGCTGGAGTCAGGACCGAGGATGCAGCAGCAGCTGCATTAAATG AAGAATCAAAGACTGACTCAGGTACTCTTGGAATCTCAGGGCAGTTTGACGATGCTGAAGTTGACCACTG CACTTGA
- the LOC113638458 gene encoding ran-binding protein 3-like isoform X2 — protein MRAFPHAECPDIMSLSADRSAHAHSPSDGARGSVTSTVARRLQPGTAHAPPKDKPILAAPMFVFQRMTSAMKRTVEEDGNGSCVNKRIRLLTYPSSNSRNRKEPCGFSKRVRSSSLSFPPPLQDPHTEMMLPYIPRSNVFVSSTLHNPNQVSSPAPSLGGKIKNTLLRPASLVAPHSHDVSCIEQVSLNADGKFSRVTIELQSSASALDQWMLPQMSRNLSQTNSAVRENAQFVFGENMSERVLSPPRSEDKSETDCSSTDSDSSCTEASNTMTENNTLWESAAAHTAASRRRCLLKQVQIFTGEENESNVIQLTCKLFVLERGTQSWSERGRGFLRLNDLQTKYKGCLQSRMVMRHQGSLKLILNTKLYPHTHLRRPARRNLQVTATDLETHSVRVFLVQASARDIARLYVAIHHRLVALRCSTAMYRDRDGHCSSEEDNDNNEEKANKEAVLIAHTRSGDCNWRNSHSRLHP, from the exons ATGAGAGCGTTTCCTCATGCAGAGTGTCCGGATATCATGTCTCTGTCTGCGGACCGCTCAGCACACGCACATTCGCCCTCCGATGGCGCGCGCGGATCCGTGACATCTACCGTCGCGCGCCGTCTCCAACCGGGCACTGCGCACGCGCCGCCAAAGG ataAACCCATACTTGCTGCTCCGATGTTCGTCTTTCAGAGGATGACATCTGCAATGAAG aggACAGTGGAGGAAGATGGGAATG GATCGTGTGTCAACAAACGCATCAGATTGCTCACCTATCCTTCTTCGAACAGTCGGAACAGAAAAG AACCCTGTGGCTTTAGCAAACGTGTACGTTCAAGTTCTCTATCCTTCCCACCGCCTTTACAGG aTCCACATACAGAAATGATGCTCCCCTATA TCCCCAGATCCAATGTGTTTGTGTCCTCCACCTTGCACAATCCGAACCAAGTATCTTCCCCTGCAC CATCCCTAGGGGGCAAGATAAAGAATACACTGTTAAGACCGGCTTCGCTGGTGGCACCTCACAGCCATGATGTGTCTTGTATTGAacag GTCAGCCTTAATGCAGATGGAAAGTTCTCCAGGGTTACGATTGAGCTCCAGTCCTCAGCCAGTGCCCTGGACCAGTGGATGTTACCGCAAATGAGCAG AAATCTCTCACAGACTAATTCTGCTGTCAGGGAAAATGCCCAGTTTGTGTTTGGGGAGAATATGAGTGAGAGGGTACTG AGTCCACCTCGTAGTGAGGACAAGTCTGAAACAGACTGCAGCTCGACTGACTCGGATTCCTCCTGCACAGAAGCCTCTAACACAA TGACAGAAAACAACACACTATGGGAATCTGCTGCTGCCCACACGGCCGCCTCCAGGAGACGTTGTCTGCTCAAACAAGTGCAGATCTTCACAGGAGAGGAGAACGAGAGCAACGTCATCCAG CTGACGTGCAAACTGTTCGTTTTGGAGAGGGGAACCCAGTcatggagtgagagagggagagggttCTTACGACTGAACGACTTGCAGACTAAGTATAAGGGGTGTTTGCAGTCAAGGATGG TGATGAGGCACCAGGGCAGTCTGAAACTGATCCTGAACACTAAGTTGTACCCGCACACACACCTGCGGCGGCCAGCACGGAGGAACCTACAGGTGACAGCCACTGACCTGGAGACCCATAGTGTACGTGTGTTCTTGGTCCAGGCCAGTGCCCGAGACATTGCCCGCCTTTATGTGGCTATTCATCACAGACTGGTGGCACTTCGCTGTAGTACTGCCATGTACAGGGACCGCGATGGACACTGCAGCAGCGAGGAGGACAACGACAACAATGAGGAGAAGGCTAACAAGGAGGCGGTCTTAATCGCACACACCAGATCTG GGGATTGTAATTGGAGGAACAGTCATTCCAGACTCCATCCGTGA
- the LOC113638458 gene encoding ran-binding protein 3-like isoform X4 yields the protein MRAFPHAECPDIMSLSADRSAHAHSPSDGARGSVTSTVARRLQPGTAHAPPKDKPILAAPMFVFQRMTSAMKRTVEEDGNGSCVNKRIRLLTYPSSNSRNRKEPCGFSKRVRSSSLSFPPPLQVPRSNVFVSSTLHNPNQVSSPAPSLGGKIKNTLLRPASLVAPHSHDVSCIEQVSLNADGKFSRVTIELQSSASALDQWMLPQMSRNLSQTNSAVRENAQFVFGENMSERVLSPPRSEDKSETDCSSTDSDSSCTEASNTMTENNTLWESAAAHTAASRRRCLLKQVQIFTGEENESNVIQLTCKLFVLERGTQSWSERGRGFLRLNDLQTKYKGCLQSRMVMRHQGSLKLILNTKLYPHTHLRRPARRNLQVTATDLETHSVRVFLVQASARDIARLYVAIHHRLVALRCSTAMYRDRDGHCSSEEDNDNNEEKANKEAVLIAHTRSGDCNWRNSHSRLHP from the exons ATGAGAGCGTTTCCTCATGCAGAGTGTCCGGATATCATGTCTCTGTCTGCGGACCGCTCAGCACACGCACATTCGCCCTCCGATGGCGCGCGCGGATCCGTGACATCTACCGTCGCGCGCCGTCTCCAACCGGGCACTGCGCACGCGCCGCCAAAGG ataAACCCATACTTGCTGCTCCGATGTTCGTCTTTCAGAGGATGACATCTGCAATGAAG aggACAGTGGAGGAAGATGGGAATG GATCGTGTGTCAACAAACGCATCAGATTGCTCACCTATCCTTCTTCGAACAGTCGGAACAGAAAAG AACCCTGTGGCTTTAGCAAACGTGTACGTTCAAGTTCTCTATCCTTCCCACCGCCTTTACAGG TCCCCAGATCCAATGTGTTTGTGTCCTCCACCTTGCACAATCCGAACCAAGTATCTTCCCCTGCAC CATCCCTAGGGGGCAAGATAAAGAATACACTGTTAAGACCGGCTTCGCTGGTGGCACCTCACAGCCATGATGTGTCTTGTATTGAacag GTCAGCCTTAATGCAGATGGAAAGTTCTCCAGGGTTACGATTGAGCTCCAGTCCTCAGCCAGTGCCCTGGACCAGTGGATGTTACCGCAAATGAGCAG AAATCTCTCACAGACTAATTCTGCTGTCAGGGAAAATGCCCAGTTTGTGTTTGGGGAGAATATGAGTGAGAGGGTACTG AGTCCACCTCGTAGTGAGGACAAGTCTGAAACAGACTGCAGCTCGACTGACTCGGATTCCTCCTGCACAGAAGCCTCTAACACAA TGACAGAAAACAACACACTATGGGAATCTGCTGCTGCCCACACGGCCGCCTCCAGGAGACGTTGTCTGCTCAAACAAGTGCAGATCTTCACAGGAGAGGAGAACGAGAGCAACGTCATCCAG CTGACGTGCAAACTGTTCGTTTTGGAGAGGGGAACCCAGTcatggagtgagagagggagagggttCTTACGACTGAACGACTTGCAGACTAAGTATAAGGGGTGTTTGCAGTCAAGGATGG TGATGAGGCACCAGGGCAGTCTGAAACTGATCCTGAACACTAAGTTGTACCCGCACACACACCTGCGGCGGCCAGCACGGAGGAACCTACAGGTGACAGCCACTGACCTGGAGACCCATAGTGTACGTGTGTTCTTGGTCCAGGCCAGTGCCCGAGACATTGCCCGCCTTTATGTGGCTATTCATCACAGACTGGTGGCACTTCGCTGTAGTACTGCCATGTACAGGGACCGCGATGGACACTGCAGCAGCGAGGAGGACAACGACAACAATGAGGAGAAGGCTAACAAGGAGGCGGTCTTAATCGCACACACCAGATCTG GGGATTGTAATTGGAGGAACAGTCATTCCAGACTCCATCCGTGA
- the LOC113638458 gene encoding ran-binding protein 3-like isoform X1, with amino-acid sequence MHSPSAVRSAVIYHLAHGRQHGNSQGRSLRGQIVYLKDAISKSRKSQALSIAKKDKPILAAPMFVFQRMTSAMKRTVEEDGNGSCVNKRIRLLTYPSSNSRNRKEPCGFSKRVRSSSLSFPPPLQDPHTEMMLPYIPRSNVFVSSTLHNPNQVSSPAPSLGGKIKNTLLRPASLVAPHSHDVSCIEQVSLNADGKFSRVTIELQSSASALDQWMLPQMSRNLSQTNSAVRENAQFVFGENMSERVLSPPRSEDKSETDCSSTDSDSSCTEASNTMTENNTLWESAAAHTAASRRRCLLKQVQIFTGEENESNVIQLTCKLFVLERGTQSWSERGRGFLRLNDLQTKYKGCLQSRMVMRHQGSLKLILNTKLYPHTHLRRPARRNLQVTATDLETHSVRVFLVQASARDIARLYVAIHHRLVALRCSTAMYRDRDGHCSSEEDNDNNEEKANKEAVLIAHTRSGDCNWRNSHSRLHP; translated from the exons ATGCATTCACCATCTGCTGTCAGGTCTGCTGTTATTTATCACTTAGCACATGGACGTCAGCATGGAAATTCGCAGGGACGCTCTCTCCGGGGACAAATAGTATATTTGAAAGATGCAATATCCAAATCGAGGAAGAGCCAAGCTTTGAGCATTGCCAAAAAGG ataAACCCATACTTGCTGCTCCGATGTTCGTCTTTCAGAGGATGACATCTGCAATGAAG aggACAGTGGAGGAAGATGGGAATG GATCGTGTGTCAACAAACGCATCAGATTGCTCACCTATCCTTCTTCGAACAGTCGGAACAGAAAAG AACCCTGTGGCTTTAGCAAACGTGTACGTTCAAGTTCTCTATCCTTCCCACCGCCTTTACAGG aTCCACATACAGAAATGATGCTCCCCTATA TCCCCAGATCCAATGTGTTTGTGTCCTCCACCTTGCACAATCCGAACCAAGTATCTTCCCCTGCAC CATCCCTAGGGGGCAAGATAAAGAATACACTGTTAAGACCGGCTTCGCTGGTGGCACCTCACAGCCATGATGTGTCTTGTATTGAacag GTCAGCCTTAATGCAGATGGAAAGTTCTCCAGGGTTACGATTGAGCTCCAGTCCTCAGCCAGTGCCCTGGACCAGTGGATGTTACCGCAAATGAGCAG AAATCTCTCACAGACTAATTCTGCTGTCAGGGAAAATGCCCAGTTTGTGTTTGGGGAGAATATGAGTGAGAGGGTACTG AGTCCACCTCGTAGTGAGGACAAGTCTGAAACAGACTGCAGCTCGACTGACTCGGATTCCTCCTGCACAGAAGCCTCTAACACAA TGACAGAAAACAACACACTATGGGAATCTGCTGCTGCCCACACGGCCGCCTCCAGGAGACGTTGTCTGCTCAAACAAGTGCAGATCTTCACAGGAGAGGAGAACGAGAGCAACGTCATCCAG CTGACGTGCAAACTGTTCGTTTTGGAGAGGGGAACCCAGTcatggagtgagagagggagagggttCTTACGACTGAACGACTTGCAGACTAAGTATAAGGGGTGTTTGCAGTCAAGGATGG TGATGAGGCACCAGGGCAGTCTGAAACTGATCCTGAACACTAAGTTGTACCCGCACACACACCTGCGGCGGCCAGCACGGAGGAACCTACAGGTGACAGCCACTGACCTGGAGACCCATAGTGTACGTGTGTTCTTGGTCCAGGCCAGTGCCCGAGACATTGCCCGCCTTTATGTGGCTATTCATCACAGACTGGTGGCACTTCGCTGTAGTACTGCCATGTACAGGGACCGCGATGGACACTGCAGCAGCGAGGAGGACAACGACAACAATGAGGAGAAGGCTAACAAGGAGGCGGTCTTAATCGCACACACCAGATCTG GGGATTGTAATTGGAGGAACAGTCATTCCAGACTCCATCCGTGA
- the LOC113638458 gene encoding ran-binding protein 3-like isoform X5 → MHSPSAVRSAVIYHLAHGRQHGNSQGRSLRGQIVYLKDAISKSRKSQALSIAKKDKPILAAPMFVFQRMTSAMKRTVEEDGNGSCVNKRIRLLTYPSSNSRNRKVPRSNVFVSSTLHNPNQVSSPAPSLGGKIKNTLLRPASLVAPHSHDVSCIEQVSLNADGKFSRVTIELQSSASALDQWMLPQMSRNLSQTNSAVRENAQFVFGENMSERVLSPPRSEDKSETDCSSTDSDSSCTEASNTMTENNTLWESAAAHTAASRRRCLLKQVQIFTGEENESNVIQLTCKLFVLERGTQSWSERGRGFLRLNDLQTKYKGCLQSRMVMRHQGSLKLILNTKLYPHTHLRRPARRNLQVTATDLETHSVRVFLVQASARDIARLYVAIHHRLVALRCSTAMYRDRDGHCSSEEDNDNNEEKANKEAVLIAHTRSGDCNWRNSHSRLHP, encoded by the exons ATGCATTCACCATCTGCTGTCAGGTCTGCTGTTATTTATCACTTAGCACATGGACGTCAGCATGGAAATTCGCAGGGACGCTCTCTCCGGGGACAAATAGTATATTTGAAAGATGCAATATCCAAATCGAGGAAGAGCCAAGCTTTGAGCATTGCCAAAAAGG ataAACCCATACTTGCTGCTCCGATGTTCGTCTTTCAGAGGATGACATCTGCAATGAAG aggACAGTGGAGGAAGATGGGAATG GATCGTGTGTCAACAAACGCATCAGATTGCTCACCTATCCTTCTTCGAACAGTCGGAACAGAAAAG TCCCCAGATCCAATGTGTTTGTGTCCTCCACCTTGCACAATCCGAACCAAGTATCTTCCCCTGCAC CATCCCTAGGGGGCAAGATAAAGAATACACTGTTAAGACCGGCTTCGCTGGTGGCACCTCACAGCCATGATGTGTCTTGTATTGAacag GTCAGCCTTAATGCAGATGGAAAGTTCTCCAGGGTTACGATTGAGCTCCAGTCCTCAGCCAGTGCCCTGGACCAGTGGATGTTACCGCAAATGAGCAG AAATCTCTCACAGACTAATTCTGCTGTCAGGGAAAATGCCCAGTTTGTGTTTGGGGAGAATATGAGTGAGAGGGTACTG AGTCCACCTCGTAGTGAGGACAAGTCTGAAACAGACTGCAGCTCGACTGACTCGGATTCCTCCTGCACAGAAGCCTCTAACACAA TGACAGAAAACAACACACTATGGGAATCTGCTGCTGCCCACACGGCCGCCTCCAGGAGACGTTGTCTGCTCAAACAAGTGCAGATCTTCACAGGAGAGGAGAACGAGAGCAACGTCATCCAG CTGACGTGCAAACTGTTCGTTTTGGAGAGGGGAACCCAGTcatggagtgagagagggagagggttCTTACGACTGAACGACTTGCAGACTAAGTATAAGGGGTGTTTGCAGTCAAGGATGG TGATGAGGCACCAGGGCAGTCTGAAACTGATCCTGAACACTAAGTTGTACCCGCACACACACCTGCGGCGGCCAGCACGGAGGAACCTACAGGTGACAGCCACTGACCTGGAGACCCATAGTGTACGTGTGTTCTTGGTCCAGGCCAGTGCCCGAGACATTGCCCGCCTTTATGTGGCTATTCATCACAGACTGGTGGCACTTCGCTGTAGTACTGCCATGTACAGGGACCGCGATGGACACTGCAGCAGCGAGGAGGACAACGACAACAATGAGGAGAAGGCTAACAAGGAGGCGGTCTTAATCGCACACACCAGATCTG GGGATTGTAATTGGAGGAACAGTCATTCCAGACTCCATCCGTGA
- the LOC113638458 gene encoding ran-binding protein 3-like isoform X3 has protein sequence MHSPSAVRSAVIYHLAHGRQHGNSQGRSLRGQIVYLKDAISKSRKSQALSIAKKDKPILAAPMFVFQRMTSAMKRTVEEDGNGSCVNKRIRLLTYPSSNSRNRKEPCGFSKRVRSSSLSFPPPLQVPRSNVFVSSTLHNPNQVSSPAPSLGGKIKNTLLRPASLVAPHSHDVSCIEQVSLNADGKFSRVTIELQSSASALDQWMLPQMSRNLSQTNSAVRENAQFVFGENMSERVLSPPRSEDKSETDCSSTDSDSSCTEASNTMTENNTLWESAAAHTAASRRRCLLKQVQIFTGEENESNVIQLTCKLFVLERGTQSWSERGRGFLRLNDLQTKYKGCLQSRMVMRHQGSLKLILNTKLYPHTHLRRPARRNLQVTATDLETHSVRVFLVQASARDIARLYVAIHHRLVALRCSTAMYRDRDGHCSSEEDNDNNEEKANKEAVLIAHTRSGDCNWRNSHSRLHP, from the exons ATGCATTCACCATCTGCTGTCAGGTCTGCTGTTATTTATCACTTAGCACATGGACGTCAGCATGGAAATTCGCAGGGACGCTCTCTCCGGGGACAAATAGTATATTTGAAAGATGCAATATCCAAATCGAGGAAGAGCCAAGCTTTGAGCATTGCCAAAAAGG ataAACCCATACTTGCTGCTCCGATGTTCGTCTTTCAGAGGATGACATCTGCAATGAAG aggACAGTGGAGGAAGATGGGAATG GATCGTGTGTCAACAAACGCATCAGATTGCTCACCTATCCTTCTTCGAACAGTCGGAACAGAAAAG AACCCTGTGGCTTTAGCAAACGTGTACGTTCAAGTTCTCTATCCTTCCCACCGCCTTTACAGG TCCCCAGATCCAATGTGTTTGTGTCCTCCACCTTGCACAATCCGAACCAAGTATCTTCCCCTGCAC CATCCCTAGGGGGCAAGATAAAGAATACACTGTTAAGACCGGCTTCGCTGGTGGCACCTCACAGCCATGATGTGTCTTGTATTGAacag GTCAGCCTTAATGCAGATGGAAAGTTCTCCAGGGTTACGATTGAGCTCCAGTCCTCAGCCAGTGCCCTGGACCAGTGGATGTTACCGCAAATGAGCAG AAATCTCTCACAGACTAATTCTGCTGTCAGGGAAAATGCCCAGTTTGTGTTTGGGGAGAATATGAGTGAGAGGGTACTG AGTCCACCTCGTAGTGAGGACAAGTCTGAAACAGACTGCAGCTCGACTGACTCGGATTCCTCCTGCACAGAAGCCTCTAACACAA TGACAGAAAACAACACACTATGGGAATCTGCTGCTGCCCACACGGCCGCCTCCAGGAGACGTTGTCTGCTCAAACAAGTGCAGATCTTCACAGGAGAGGAGAACGAGAGCAACGTCATCCAG CTGACGTGCAAACTGTTCGTTTTGGAGAGGGGAACCCAGTcatggagtgagagagggagagggttCTTACGACTGAACGACTTGCAGACTAAGTATAAGGGGTGTTTGCAGTCAAGGATGG TGATGAGGCACCAGGGCAGTCTGAAACTGATCCTGAACACTAAGTTGTACCCGCACACACACCTGCGGCGGCCAGCACGGAGGAACCTACAGGTGACAGCCACTGACCTGGAGACCCATAGTGTACGTGTGTTCTTGGTCCAGGCCAGTGCCCGAGACATTGCCCGCCTTTATGTGGCTATTCATCACAGACTGGTGGCACTTCGCTGTAGTACTGCCATGTACAGGGACCGCGATGGACACTGCAGCAGCGAGGAGGACAACGACAACAATGAGGAGAAGGCTAACAAGGAGGCGGTCTTAATCGCACACACCAGATCTG GGGATTGTAATTGGAGGAACAGTCATTCCAGACTCCATCCGTGA